AACACGCGCGGCTGCGCCACCACCTGCCCCGTGACGTCGATGGGGTTCGCAGTGCTGGCGAACGGGATCGCGGTGCGCAGCGCCTCGGCCGCAAGGTCCGGCATCGGCGGCAGCGGCAAACCCAGCTGCTCGGCGCGATCGGCCATCATGATGCCGACGCCGCCCGACACGGTGACGATCGCCAGCGGCGTGGCGGCAGCGGCGCCGCTCCCTTCCGGGCGTTGCCAGGTCGCCGGCCGCCGGCCGCGCGACAGCACATAGCCGAGCCGGAAGAATTCTTCCAGCGTATGGGCCCGGTGCACGCCGTAGGCATCGAACACCGCCTGGTACACCGCATCCTCGCCGGTCAGGCTGGCCGTGTGCGACTGCGCCGAGCGCGCGCCGGCCGCCGTGGTGCCGACCTTGGTAACCACCACCGGCTTGCCCGCCGCGCGCGCCGCGGCCAGCGCCTGGCGCAGGCGCGCGCCGTCGCGGCAGCCTTCGATGTAGGCGAGGATCACGCGGGTGTTGGGGTCGTTGGCAAGCCATGCGATCACGTCCGCCACCTGCAGCCCGGCCTCGTTGCCGGTGGTGACCCAGTGGCTCAGGCCCAGCCCCGCCTCGCGCGCCAGCGCATAGGCGTAGGCACCGAAGGCACCGCTCTGGCTGACCAGCCCGACTTCGCCGACCGGCGGCACGCCGCTGAGCGGGATCGGCGAGAAGGTGGCGAACATGCGCTCGCGCAGGTTCATCGCGCCCAGGCAGTTGGGGCCCAGCAGCGTCACGCCCGCATCGCGCGCGCTGCGGGCCAGCAGGTCCTGCATGCGCACGCCGCCCTCGCCGGCTTCGGCGAAGCCGGAAGTGAAGACCACCGCCGCGCGCGTGCCGTTGCCGGCCAGCTGCGCCATCACGTCCTGGCTGGCGCTGGCCGGCACCGCCACGATCGCCAGGTCGACCGGCTCGCCGATGTCCGCCAGCGAGCCATAGGCGCGCAGGCCCTGCACTTCGGCGGCGGACGGGTTGACCGGATAGACGCGCCCCCCATAGCCCAGTTCGCGCAGCAGCCGGATCGGCATGCCGCCCACCTTGTCCGGCTGGGTGGAAGCACCGACCACCGCGATCGAACGCGGGTACAGCAGGGAATTCAGGTCAACCATGTGGCAGTCTCCGGGTCTTGTTTTATGGATGGTTTCAGTCGGGCCTGGCCGGCTACTGCCGCAGGCCGGTGGCGGCCTCGATGGAGCGGACCATCTCCATCAACAGCGGCGCCACCTTCTTTTCCATCATCCCGCGCTTCACCTGCGAGCCGGGCACGGCGCAGTTGAACAGCAGCGGGCGGTTCAGGTATCGGATGCGCGAATAGACGCCCACGCCGTACACGCCGATGCCGGCATCGCCCTCGTTGAGCGCGAAGCCGCGCTTGGGGTAGTGCGCCACGTTGTGGCACAGCGTGTCGTAGAACGCCGCGTATTCCTCGGGCCGCTCCTCGCGGGCGGCCACCATCAGGCTTTCGAACTCCGCCTTCGACAAGGTGCACAGGTAAGCCCGGCCCATGGCCGTGCTCAGCACCGAGCGCACGGCGCCGGTTCCCGGCCGCGCCGGGGTGCCCTCGTTGTGGGTACAGGACTGCAGGTAGGTAACGTCGAGCCGGTGCGCCACGCCCATCGACGCAGCGCCCTCGATGCGGTCGGCCAGCGCCTGCATCAGCGGACGGGCCACGTGGCGCACCTGCAGCCCGGCCAGGTACGGATAGCCCAGCGCCAGCACCTGGGCGCTGACGAAGTACTTGTCGAGCTTGGGATCCCAGTCGAGGTAGCCCAGCTCGAACAGCGTGCGGCAGATGCGCGAGACGGTGGCGCGCGGCAGCTGCAGCCGCTGCGCCAGCTCGCCGTTGCCGAGCGGGCGCGGCTCGTCGATAAAGCAACGCAGCAGGGCAAAGCCCTTGGCCAGCAGGCCGCCGAAGGACGGGTCCTCGCGGCGGCGTTCGGCAATGAATTGTTCGACCGGCAGGTTCATGGCGTTTTCCTCTTTACCCAGTCTGGGACAGCGCGTGATCGAGTGTCAAAAAGCGGAATCAATTTCCACATATTGGAAATATAGGCCATCGTGTTGACCCCTCCGGCGTGCCGCCCATAAGGTTCTCCGGCATCGGACACAGATTCGAAAAGGAGACAAGACATGAAAAACCGCACCTTTTCACGCCGCCGGCGTGTCGTGCTGATCACCGCCGCGGCCTTGTGCCTGCTGCCGTCTGGCGCAGGCGCCGAAGATGCTTACCCGACCAAGCCCGTGCGGCTGGTGGTGGCGTACCCGGCAGGCGGCCTGACCGACACGCTGGCGCGCGCGCTGG
This genomic window from Cupriavidus oxalaticus contains:
- a CDS encoding IclR family transcriptional regulator — its product is MNLPVEQFIAERRREDPSFGGLLAKGFALLRCFIDEPRPLGNGELAQRLQLPRATVSRICRTLFELGYLDWDPKLDKYFVSAQVLALGYPYLAGLQVRHVARPLMQALADRIEGAASMGVAHRLDVTYLQSCTHNEGTPARPGTGAVRSVLSTAMGRAYLCTLSKAEFESLMVAAREERPEEYAAFYDTLCHNVAHYPKRGFALNEGDAGIGVYGVGVYSRIRYLNRPLLFNCAVPGSQVKRGMMEKKVAPLLMEMVRSIEAATGLRQ
- a CDS encoding acetate--CoA ligase family protein encodes the protein MVDLNSLLYPRSIAVVGASTQPDKVGGMPIRLLRELGYGGRVYPVNPSAAEVQGLRAYGSLADIGEPVDLAIVAVPASASQDVMAQLAGNGTRAAVVFTSGFAEAGEGGVRMQDLLARSARDAGVTLLGPNCLGAMNLRERMFATFSPIPLSGVPPVGEVGLVSQSGAFGAYAYALAREAGLGLSHWVTTGNEAGLQVADVIAWLANDPNTRVILAYIEGCRDGARLRQALAAARAAGKPVVVTKVGTTAAGARSAQSHTASLTGEDAVYQAVFDAYGVHRAHTLEEFFRLGYVLSRGRRPATWQRPEGSGAAAATPLAIVTVSGGVGIMMADRAEQLGLPLPPMPDLAAEALRTAIPFASTANPIDVTGQVVAQPRVFMDALAGVARSGAYGCVAAFLAGGANAPRLWPELQQTIGALSEDTNAAPLLLAGIVDDDKRAWLEARGCLVFREPGHAVEAVATLAQAAALESARDTLSGTGPRREARLRGLPPETTALSEYEAMALLADAGVPVAPHGLARDADEAVRIAEGLGYPVVVKLCSREILHKSDVGGVALGLADAQAVRLAFARMAQAVALARTGSGAPVPLEGVLVARMVRGWGEVMVGVRRDPVFGLVALAGIGGTAVEIFRQTACGLAPLSRAQARAMLRASRAAALCEGHRGNPDVDLDAAAQVLATVSQLAAGLGERLDTLEINPFIVTAQGLVAADAVVTLRPDRRTDS